From the genome of Spinacia oleracea cultivar Varoflay chromosome 2, BTI_SOV_V1, whole genome shotgun sequence, one region includes:
- the LOC110782113 gene encoding chaperone protein dnaJ GFA2, mitochondrial: MRQKALKMSLIRVSERASSIASTLCRNHQFSLLSSRFHSLSEVHSKVFDLLTAGQRRSFSSSICGFTRVLGGPYIKDFQSNFWVRHGGSGVLGATRLIHGSAVMSKDYYETLGVGKNATQSEIKKAFYGLAKKYHPDMNKDDPNAEKKFQEINKAHEVLKDEQERAAYDQVGHDAFVQSKENGGPNPHESGGGFNFHDMFDFANIFTPRTGQDVKLSLELSFMEAVRGCTKTVTYRTTLLCEACGGSGVPSGTKPATCQQCKGKGQVFMQQGPIAFQSTCMKCSGSGKTYTTYCKSCNGNRVVQGSKSVKLDIIPGVDNDSTIKVSRNGGADPDGYGPGDLYVIIKVREDPVFRREGSDIHVDAVLSITQAILGGTIQVPTLTGDVVVKVRPGTQPSQKVVLKKKGIKSRGSASFGDQFVHFNVSIPTSLTPRQRELIEEFAKEEQGTYDKRAAGASR, translated from the exons ATGCGACAAAAAGCTCTGAAAATGTCGCTAATTAGGGTTTCGGAAAGAGCGTCGAGTATAGCGTCCACTCTATGCCGGAATCACCAATTTTCTCTCCTCAGTAGCCGTTTTCATTCTCTATCTGAAGTTCACAGCAAG GTCTTTGATTTGTTAACGGCGGGTCAGCGCCGTTCGTTTTCATCATCTATTTGTGGATTTACTAGGGTTCTTGGAGGCCCCTACATAAAAGACT TCCAAAGCAATTTCTGGGTGCGGCATGGTGGTTCAGGAGTATTAGGTGCTACAAGACTAATCCATGGCTCAG CTGTTATGTCAAAAGATTATTACGAAACCCTTGGCGTGGGCAAGAATGCAACTCAATCTGAAATCAAGAAAGCTTTCTATGGG TTAGCAAAGAAATATCATCCTGATATGAATAAAGATGATCCTAATGCTGAAAAGAAGTTTCAGGAGATCAATAAGGCCCACGAG GTTTTGAAAGATGAGCAAGAACGTGCGGCTTATGATCAG GTGGGCCATGATGCATTTGTACAAAGCAAAGAAAATGGTGGTCCTAATCCACATGAGAGCGGTGGGGGTTTTAATTTTCATGATATGTTCGAC TTCGCCAACATTTTCACGCCAAGAACGGGGCAAGACGTGAAGTTATCCTTAGAGTTATCCTTCATGGAAGCTGTTCGGGGATGCACCAAAACAGTGACATATCGAACAACTTTACTTTGTGAAGCTTGTG GCGGTTCAGGTGTTCCTTCTGGAACCAAACCTGCGACATGTCAACAGTGTAAAGGGAAAGGCCAG gTGTTCATGCAACAAGGCCCAATTGCCTTTCAGTCGACTTGTATGAAATGTAGTGGGTCAGGGAAAACATATACG ACATATTGCAAATCCTGCAACGGTAATCGCGTGGTGCAGGGGTCAAAGTCTGTCAAACTAGATATCATTCCTG GTGTGGATAATGATTCAACTATAAAGGTATCAAGAAATGGTGGGGCTGATCCCGATGGATACGGGCCAGGTGATCTGTATGTTATTATCAAG GTCAGAGAAGACCCAGTTTTCCGAAGAGAAGGCTCTGACATCCATGTTGATGCTGTTCTGAGTATTACCCAG GCTATTCTGGGCGGGACAATCCAAGTTCCAACTCTCACTGGAGATGTTGTGGTTAAG GTTCGTCCTGGAACCCAGCCAAGTCAGAAGGTCGTGCTGAAGAAAAAAG GGATTAAATCAAGGGGCTCTGCCtcatttggtgatcagtttgtgCACTTCAATGTCAGCATTCCAAC GAGTTTGACTCCAAGACAACGGGAACTGATAGAAGAATTTGCCAAAGAAGAGCAAGGAACATATGATAAACGTGCGGCTGGGGCCTCTAGATAG
- the LOC110782110 gene encoding uncharacterized protein, translating to MDSDVKSDSTVVVEEDANQRNGNHVNVNDNLLDSDRFISNTERVEVGVDEVADVVAVADSDADVVAVAVDTNHQPSPPPTKGFGLKKWRRIRRNDRVTKETESESEREKDYESDSATGRILKRVLNTNENDGSIIFNAGAADSDNSEDSHSHSRRSSSKSSTAASYPKIPVKPSKNVLPNKLNLHSDPSKKARAPLDLELDKDNSPLSSMESDSRSSFPNPQHPPPHLPSHQQESPAVIGTKEEDDPLVRSILMLQSAQLALQAEVQKFGEIGKGIRSLCDDSDKTNGFPVQSVVNDPLCNTDRASDDFSEFSHAYLSKIVQTLEKQLNEAENSLKDKELRISELETTMRNTDPPQERLSNAMEQQYKRSIEMEAALHDLFKQKLEVEVQSLVIARSYKDLSVSVENQSPRMMENGENKAAMLQTQAEKSDTLDSSIQKMKIGVVKFTKCLVIQLVLLVLVFAVFFLKLVPESEVVVPT from the exons ATGGATTCCGATGTAAAGAGTGATTCAACGGTTGTCGTTGAGGAAGATGCGAATCAAAGGAATGGAAATCATGTGAATGTCAATGATAATTTGCTTGATTCCGATCGATTCATTTCTAACACTGAACGAGTGGAGGTGGGGGTGGATGAGGTTGCAGATGTCGTTGCGGTTGCAGATTCCGATGCGGATGTGGTGGCGGTTGCGGTGGATACTAATCATCAACCTTCTCCTCCGCCGACGAAGGGATTTGGGTTAAAGAAGTGGAGAAGAATTCGAAGAAACGATCGCGTGACAAAGGAAACCGAATCGGAATCGGAAAGGGAAAAGGATTACGAATCAGATTCAGCAACTGGTAGAATATTGAAGAGGGTTTTGAATACGAATGAGAATGATGGGTCAATTATCTTCAATGCCGGTGCAGCAGATTCTGATAACAGTGAAGATAGCCATAGCCATAGCCGTAGAAGTAGCAGCAAGTCATCCACCGCGGCCAGTTACCCAAAGATCCCTGTTAAACCTTCAAAGAATGTTCTTCCAAACAAGTTGAATCTTCATTCCGATCCCAGTAAGAAAGCCAGAGCTCCTTTAGACTTGGAATTGGACAAGGATAATTCCCCACTTTCTAGCATGGAATCTGATTCCAGAAGCTCGTTTCCTAATCCCCAACACCCACCACCACATCTACCCTCTCATCAACAAGAATCACCTGCTGTTATTGGAACTAAGGAAGAAGACGATCCCCTTGTCCGCTCTATCTTGATGCTCCAATCTGCCCAACTTGCTCTTCAAGCAG AAGTTCAGAAATTCGGGGAGATAGGCAAGGGAATTCGTTCGTTGTGCGATGACTCGGACAAGACTAATGGTTTTCCTGTCCAATCTGTTGTTAATGATCCCTTGTGTAATACGGATCGTGCTTCTGATGATTTTAGTGAATTTAGTCATGCATACTTGAGCAAGATTGTCCAAACACTTGAAAAACAGCTGAATGAAGCTGAAAATAGTCTCAAGGATAAGGAACTGAGGATTTCTGAACTAGAAACAACTATGAGAAATACGGACCCACCTCAAGAACGTTTAAGCAACGCCATGGAACAGCAGTACAAAAGAAGCATAGAGATGGAAGCTGCGTTGCACGACCTCTTTAAGCAAAAACTTGAAGTTGAAGTTCAGTCTCTTGTTATAGCAAGATCTTACAAGGACTTGAGCGTTTCGGTAGAAAATCAGTCTCCAAGAATGATGGAGAATGGAGAAAACAAGGCTGCCATGCTACAAACGCAAGCTGAGAAGTCGGACACATTGGATTCCAGTATTCAGAAGATGAAGATAGGGGTAGTTAAGTTTACTAAATGCCTTGTTATACAGTTGGTTTTGCTGGTGTTAGTATTTGCGGTGTTTTTCTTGAAGTTAGTACCCGAATCGGAGGTTGTTGTACCGACCTAG
- the LOC110782112 gene encoding uncharacterized protein: MNMRDELEFDDCFPVNLNPNKSLSIKTVTCNTHFRTSADNQQQKSPHVEELAALNSPSLISPPSSAFASALQSPYISPRASTPKSPENKATSSSSPSPLNSYCGSHSEDIPSSSYTPAPEKSDFSDDENLKFVDSIPESVAPRISFSFPVPRLSFTKASVSTSSLNSKLRSCDVFIGYHGQNPNLIRYCKWLKSELEVQGIACFLADRARYADTQSHEIADRVICSVSFGIVVISTSSLYNHFSMEEVRFFTQKKNLIPMFFDTQQPAMEVAECRSDVKQCREAIEGMIKYHEFKLEAKDGDWRSCISKATGILRSKLGRKSINSKEIEHEVIELPFPRNKKFVGRDKEIMEIEAAFFSNGELSGYSEGVADEGTASETQFETVRSRNSIKKLKYKKSRSVICISGCPDVGKTELALEFAYRYSHRYKMVLWVGGEARYLRQNILNLSINLCSDVSADPEKERGKIRNFEEQEYEAFKRIKRELFRDMPYLIIIDHLETENEWWEGKDLLDLIPRTTGGTHVLFTTRLSKVMNFDVMHLETLPFPDAMMLIRGIRRNKEYTDEEYEWLKKIEEKLGSSTFGLSVVDSLLTELAISPSALFEVVQQFSFEDVSDCSSFSSASDKQLCRNNPFLMKILAFCFSILDKTSQKNDFLASKMFLVGAWFSPSPISANLLVTAAKHIPATGNRLKKWSKWSNCLRPETSENKVKRTEPQYLSFFCCGCPLVTRTWKSEEEYALLLVKLGLARRVICQNQTGLWIQFHPISRMFARTREEQPAITQATVFAIMKIGKPLLNSDHLWASAFLVFGFKSEPPLVQLKAMDMVLFIKKTAIPLAIATFTTFSRCNSALELLKVSTSVLEDVEKSFVSQIQDWRHGSLCWSKKLQQSNQKVDEYAWEEVTMLKATLLETRAKLLLRGGYFDSAEELCRTCISIRTVMLGHNHAHTLAAQETLAKLVRLRSKI; the protein is encoded by the exons ATGAATATGAGAGATGAACTCGAGTTTGATGACTGTTTTCCAGTAAACTTGAATCCCAACAAATCCCTCAGCATTAAAACTGTTACATGCAACACTCATTTCAGAACTTCTGCTGATAATCAGCAGCAGAAGTCACCTCATGTTGAAGAATTAGCTGCATTGAACTCACCTTCTTTAATCTCACCTCCATCTTCAGCATTCGCCTCTGCGCTTCAGTCGCCTTACATTTCACCAAGAGCCTCAACACCAAAATCCCCTGAAAACAAGgctacttcttcttcttctccttccccaCTAAACTCATACTGTGGGTCCCACTCAGAGGACATACCCAGCAGTTCATATACACCTGCACCAGAAAAGTCTGATTTCTCAGATgatgaaaatctcaaatttgtTGATTCAATCCCAGAATCAGTTGCACCACGCATTTCTTTCTCTTTCCCGGTCCCACGCCTTTCTTTCACTAAAGCTTCTGTTTCAACTTCTTCACTCAACTCTAAGCTAAGAAGTTGTGATGTTTTCATAGGCTATCATGGACAAAATCCCAATTTAATCCGTTACTGTAAATGGCTCAAGTCAGAGCTTGAAGTCCAAGGTATTGCTTGCTTTCTTGCTGATAGAGCAAGGTATGCAGATACACAAAGCCATGAAATAGCAGATCGAGTTATTTGTTCTGTTAGTTTTGGTATTGTGGTGATTTCAACTTCCAGTTTGTACAACCATTTCAGTATGGAAGAGGTTAGATTCTTCACCCAAAAGAAGAACTTAATCCCAATGTTCTTTGACACACAACAACCAGCAATGGAGGTTGCAGAGTGCAGGTCTGATGTTAAACAATGCAGAGAGGCAATAGAGGGAATGATTAAGTACCATGAATTTAAGCTTGAAGCCAAAGATGGTGATTGGAGGAGTTGTATCTCTAAAGCTACTGGTATACTGCGTTCAAAGCTAGGACGGAAGAGTATTAATTCCAAAGAGATAGAACATGAAGTAATTGAATTACCTTTCCCACGAAACAAGAAGTTTGTAGGAAGAGATAAGGAAATTATGGAGATTGAAGCTGCATTCTTTAGTAATGGGGAGTTATCTGGTTATTCTGAAGGTGTTGCAGATGAGGGAACTGCTTCAGAAACTCAGTTTGAAACTGTCAGAAGCAGAAACTCCATTAAAAAGCTCAAATACAAGAAATCAAGGAGTGTAATCTGCATCAGTGGGTGTCCAGATGTTGGAAAAACTGAACTTGCTCTTGAATTTGCATACAGATATTCCCATAGATACAAGATGGTGCTTTGGGTTGGCGGAGAAGCTCGTTACCTCAGGCAAAACATACTAAACCTCTCGATAAATCTTTGTTCAGACGTTAGTGCTGATCCCGAGAAGGAAAGGGGGAAGATCAGAAACTTTGAGGAACAAGAATACGAGGCTTTTAAGAGGATAAAGAGGGAGTTGTTTCGAGACATGCCTTACTTGATTATCATAGACCATCTCGAGACTGAGAATGAATGGTGGGAGGGAAAAGACTTACTTGACCTCATCCCAAGAACTACTGGTGGCACTCATGTACTTTTCACTACAAGGCTATCCAAGGTAATGAACTTCGATGTCATGCATCTTGAAACACTGCCTTTTCCCGATGCAATGATGCTAATTCGAGGTATAAGAAGAAATAAAGAGTATACAGATGAAGAGTATGAATGGTTGAAAAAGATTGAGGAAAAACTAGGAAGTTCAACATTTGGTTTGTCTGTTGTTGATTCACTACTTACAGAGCTGGCTATTTCACCATCTGCTCTCTTTGAGGTAGTACAGCAGTTCTCCTTCGAAGATGTGTCTGACTGCAGCAGTTTTTCAAGTGCAAGTGATAAGCAACTTTGCAGGAATAATCCTTTCTTGATGAAAATTCTAGCATTCTGTTTTTCCATATTGGATAAAACATCACAAAAGAATGATTTTTTAGCATCTAAGATGTTTCTTGTTGGTGCATGGTTTTCCCCATCACCTATATCAGCAAATTTACTGGTTACTGCAGCTAAGCATATACCTGCAACAGGGAATCGGTTAAAGAAGTGGAGTAAGTGGAGCAACTGCTTAAG acCTGAaacaagtgaaaataaggtgaagagaacagagcCTCAATATCTTTCATTTTTCTGCTGCGGCTGTCCATTAGTGACTAGAACTTGGAAGAGTGAAGAAGAATACGCCCTTCTTCTGGTAAAACTAGGATTGGCACGCAGAGTTATCTGTCAGAATCAGACAGGATTATGGATACAGTTCCATCCTATCAGCAGAATGTTTGCTAGAACAAGAGAAGAACAACCAGCAATCACACAAGCAACCGTTTTTGCCATAATGAAAATCGGGAAACCATTGCTAAACTCGGATCATTTATGGGCAAGTGCTTTTTTAGTTTTCGGGTTCAAATCAGAACCCCCACTTGTTCAGCTAAAAGCAATGGACATGGTTCTGTTCATCAAGAAAACAGCTATCCCTTTAGCCATTGCAACTTTCACGACTTTTTCGAGGTGTAATTCTGCATTAGAGCTTCTTAAAGTGTCTACAAGTGTACTCGAAGATGTGGAGAAATCATTCGTGTCACAAATACAAGATTGGAGACATGGATCACTTTGCTGGAGTAAGAAACTGCAGCAGTCGAATCAGAAGGTGGATGAGTATGCTTGGGAAGAAGTAACTATGCTGAAAGCTACATTGTTGGAAACAAGAGCAAAACTGTTGTTAAGAGGTGGGTATTTTGATAGTGCAGAGGAACTTTGTAGGACTTGTATAAGTATTAGGACTGTGATGTTAGGTCATAACCATGCACACACATTGGCTGCTCAAGAAACATTGGCAAAATTGGTCAGATTAAGAAGCAAAATATGA
- the LOC110782114 gene encoding O-fucosyltransferase 20-like — protein MGKTIIKKQQSYIAVSSEIINSLSSSSLQSMLVVSPPKKNKCSKRRQLGNPKLWFLTIFILGFLGFLGMTKLYFNLNMDPCNQQQKLQQQQQQEEEVTSMSLPENEDEKNSSSSFWAQPDGLGYKPCLEFSQDYRREMNRNRTDYLMVVVSGGINQQRNQIVDAVVIARILGAALVVPVFQVNIIWGDESEFSDIFDLEHFKSVLADDVRIVSSLPSTLLRTKPAEESQTPFHATPHWIRHHYLGRLRKYGVLLLRGLDSRLSKDLPSDLQKLRCKVAFQALKFAPHIQRFGNKIAERMSSRGPYVALHLRMEKDVWIRTGCSPGLSPEYDDIINNERRRRPKLLTGKSNMTSHERKLAGLCPLNALEVARLLKAFGAPKSARIYWAGGHPLGGKYALIPLTTEFPYFYNKEDLALPGELEPFANKASFMAAIDYIVCEKSDVFMASHGGNMGHAIQGQRAYAGHRKHITPNKRHMLPYFLNSSLPESEFNKIIKELHQDSLGQPEFRKSKPGKDVTKYPAPECMCNTTSNRHPSA, from the exons ATGGGGAAGACTATTATTAAGAAGCAACAATCTTACATAGCAGTTTCATCTGAAATCATCAattctctttcttcttcctccttaCAGTCCATGCTTGTAGTATCTCCTCCTAAGAAGAACAAATGTTCCAAGAGAAGGCAACTGGGTAACCCTAAACTATGGTTTTTAACAATCTTCATTCTGGGGTTTCTGGGGTTTCTGGGTATGACGAAGCTTTACTTCAATCTCAACATGGACCCCTGTAATCAGCAACAGAAGCTgcagcaacagcagcaacaaGAAGAGGAGGTAACAAGTATGAGTTTACCAGAAAATGAAGATGAAAAGAACAGTAGTTCATCATTCTGGGCTCAGCCGGATGGGTTAGGGTATAAACCATGTCTGGAATTTAGCCAAGATTATAGAAGAGAGATGAACAGGAACAGAACTGATTATCTGATGGTGGTTGTAAGTGGTGGTATTAATCAACAGAGAAATCAGATTGTAGATGCTGTTGTTATTGCTAGAATACTGGGAGCTGCCCTTGTTGTTCCAGTTTTCCAAGTTAATATCATCTGGGGAGATGAAAG TGAATTTTCGGATATTTTCGATTTGGAGCACTTCAAGAGTGTTCTTGCAGATGATGTAAGGATTGTTTCCTCACTTCCTTCAACACTTTTGAGGACAAAACCAGCTGAGGAGAGTCAAACTCCCTTTCATGCCACCCCTCATTGGATCCGCCATCACTACCTTGGAAGG CTGAGAAAGTATGGTGTTTTGCTGTTACGTGGTCTAGATTCCAGGCTCTCTAAGGATCTCCCATCTGATCTTCAGAAGCTCCGTTGCAAG GTTGCATTTCAGGCACTCAAGTTTGCTCCCCACATTCAACGTTTTGGTAATAAAATCGCGGAGAGGATGAGCAGCAGAGGCCCTTACGTAGCTCTACATCTGCGCATGGAGAAAGATGTGTGGATAAGAACTGGATGTTCACCCGGCTTAAGCCCAGAGTATGATGATATCATAAACAATGAAAGGAGGCGGCGCCCTAAGCTTCTTACTGGCAAGTCTAACATGACTTCCCATGAAAGAAAACTTGCTGGTCTTTGCCCCTTGAATGCCCTCGAAGTTGCTCG GTTGCTCAAAGCTTTTGGTGCACCAAAGAGTGCTAGAATATACTGGGCAGGAGGACACCCACTTGGCGGGAAATATGCCTTGATTCCTCTCACTACCGAGTTCCCTTACTTTTACAACAAAGAAGATCTTGCGTTGCCTGGTGAGCTAGAGCCATTTGCAAACAAAGCTTCTTTCATGGCGGCCATTGACTATATAGTCTGTGAGAAGAGTGATGTATTCATGGCATCTCATGGGGGAAACATGGGACATGCTATCCAG GGGCAAAGGGCTTATGCAGGACACAGAAAGCACATAACCCCGAATAAGAGACACATGTTACCGTACTTTCTGAATTCGTCTCTGCCTGAAAGTGAGTTCAACAAAATCATCAAGGAACTTCACCAAGACTCTTTAGGGCAACCAGAATTCAGGAAAAGCAAACCAGGAAAAGATGTTACCAAGTATCCTGCGCCGGAGTGCATGTGCAATACTACTTCAAACAGACATCCTTCTGCTTAA